Proteins encoded within one genomic window of Empedobacter falsenii:
- the smpB gene encoding SsrA-binding protein SmpB encodes MQKEVTIKNKRARFEYELLDSYEAGIQLFGTEIKSIRMGKASITESFCQMKDGELYIVNMFIDEYDWGTYFNHKTRRDRKLLLQKSELRKLERKTKETGLTIVATTLFINNKGLAKLKIYLAKGKKLFDKRNTIKGKDLKRDLDRMIKNS; translated from the coding sequence GTGCAGAAAGAAGTTACGATTAAGAATAAACGTGCAAGGTTTGAGTATGAATTATTAGATTCTTACGAAGCCGGCATCCAATTATTTGGGACTGAAATAAAATCTATCCGAATGGGAAAAGCTTCGATTACCGAAAGTTTTTGTCAAATGAAGGATGGAGAACTCTATATTGTCAATATGTTTATTGACGAATATGATTGGGGAACATACTTTAATCATAAAACTAGACGAGACAGAAAACTTTTATTACAAAAATCTGAGTTGAGAAAATTAGAACGCAAAACGAAAGAGACTGGATTAACGATTGTAGCAACCACGCTATTTATAAACAATAAAGGGTTGGCAAAATTGAAGATATATTTGGCAAAAGGGAAGAAACTTTTTGACAAAAGAAACACAATAAAAGGAAAAGATTTGAAAAGAGATTTGGATAGAATGATAAAGAATTCTTAA
- a CDS encoding Lrp/AsnC family transcriptional regulator, producing MEKIEFNLDATDLKIMRLMQDNARINNADIARELGMAPSGILERVKKLENKQVILAYHAKINPVAVGQKLLSYMFIKTVDIIGDETVGRQLAEIPEVLEVHDIAGEDGYLIKVRTSDNEGLVELMRKHLSKIGGITSTRTTIVLQTIKEEQNIVIPTI from the coding sequence ATGGAAAAGATAGAATTTAATTTAGATGCTACTGATTTGAAAATCATGCGATTAATGCAAGATAATGCACGCATTAACAATGCAGACATCGCAAGAGAATTGGGAATGGCTCCTTCTGGAATATTAGAACGAGTGAAAAAGCTTGAAAATAAGCAAGTTATTTTGGCTTATCACGCAAAAATAAATCCAGTGGCAGTTGGACAAAAATTACTTTCGTATATGTTTATCAAAACCGTAGATATTATCGGTGATGAAACAGTAGGAAGACAACTTGCCGAAATTCCAGAAGTTTTAGAGGTTCATGATATTGCTGGAGAAGATGGTTATCTAATCAAAGTGAGAACTTCTGATAACGAAGGTTTGGTAGAATTGATGCGCAAACATTTGAGTAAAATTGGCGGAATCACTTCTACGCGTACAACTATAGTTTTACAAACAATAAAAGAAGAACAAAATATCGTTATACCAACGATTTAA
- a CDS encoding sensor histidine kinase encodes MITYLIHSLKSEKKISHEQTQRLDNLSTKVDELKLESYEAKLNPHLFKNILNSIQSNAYQTYYTIDKLANVLDYILYESKDNFVTIKDEIDFTKNFIEINKVKVSPLFDFQVKTKIDETSPYYQEKIILPLLSIDFIENAFKHTDFQQANSFIKILLELNNKSFQIQVMNKISPKNSLKKETGGHGSQSLEHRLKMVYDDDFSLSKTIEQDIFVANLKINLHEFYTKMHTN; translated from the coding sequence ATGATTACATATTTAATCCATTCATTAAAATCTGAGAAAAAAATAAGTCATGAGCAAACGCAACGTTTAGACAATTTATCTACAAAAGTTGATGAGTTAAAATTGGAGTCATACGAAGCTAAACTGAATCCTCATTTATTCAAAAACATACTTAATTCTATTCAGTCAAATGCTTATCAAACCTATTATACGATTGATAAATTGGCAAATGTGTTGGATTATATTTTGTACGAAAGCAAAGACAATTTTGTGACGATAAAAGATGAAATAGATTTCACTAAAAACTTTATTGAAATTAATAAAGTAAAAGTTTCGCCTTTGTTTGATTTTCAAGTTAAAACGAAAATTGATGAAACTTCACCTTATTATCAAGAAAAAATTATTTTACCTTTATTAAGTATTGATTTTATTGAAAATGCTTTCAAACATACCGACTTTCAACAAGCCAATTCATTTATAAAAATTTTGCTTGAACTGAATAATAAATCATTTCAAATTCAGGTAATGAATAAAATTTCACCAAAAAATAGTTTAAAAAAAGAAACTGGCGGACATGGAAGTCAATCCTTAGAACATCGCTTGAAAATGGTTTACGACGACGATTTTTCACTTTCTAAAACTATTGAACAGGATATTTTTGTAGCCAACTTAAAAATAAATCTACATGAGTTTTACACTAAAATGCATACTAATTGA
- a CDS encoding LytR/AlgR family response regulator transcription factor — protein MLCEQMEDIEVVKAYVDPELFINEIENLDFDFCILDIEMPKINGLQIANLLKEKPFIFSTAYKGYAVDAFDLDATDYIQKPIKKERLQQAVDKVKKRLQNSFSTPNNFVQLNSDKGKILLQFNQILYITTSTVDSRDKVVYYQDLSFLILKNITLDALSEMLPEKDFVRINKREIISLHHIKYFHSDNVTLDVLSKENKEINLVLSEVYKANFIAQISI, from the coding sequence ATGTTGTGTGAACAAATGGAGGACATAGAAGTTGTGAAAGCTTATGTTGATCCTGAATTATTCATTAACGAAATTGAAAACTTAGATTTTGACTTTTGTATTTTAGACATCGAAATGCCTAAAATAAATGGTTTACAAATCGCTAATTTATTAAAAGAAAAACCGTTTATTTTTTCCACTGCTTATAAGGGATATGCTGTTGATGCTTTTGATTTAGATGCGACAGATTATATTCAAAAACCAATCAAAAAAGAGCGTTTACAACAAGCTGTTGACAAAGTAAAAAAACGTTTGCAAAATAGTTTTTCGACGCCAAATAATTTTGTACAATTAAATTCGGATAAAGGAAAAATTTTGTTGCAGTTTAATCAAATTTTGTACATTACAACTTCTACCGTTGACAGCCGTGATAAAGTGGTTTATTATCAAGATTTATCATTCTTGATTTTGAAAAATATCACACTCGATGCATTATCAGAAATGTTACCCGAAAAAGATTTTGTTCGTATCAATAAACGAGAAATAATCAGCTTACATCACATCAAATATTTCCACTCAGACAACGTTACTTTAGACGTTTTATCAAAAGAAAATAAAGAAATCAATTTGGTATTAAGCGAAGTTTACAAAGCTAATTTTATTGCTCAAATTTCAATTTGA
- a CDS encoding ABC-F family ATP-binding cassette domain-containing protein, giving the protein MLNVSNLSLQFGKRVLFDEVNIKFTNGNCYGIIGANGAGKSTFLKILSGEIDPTSGQVSLEKGKRMSVLEQNHFKYDEYTVLDTVLRGNKVLYDIKERMDALYAKPDFSEEDGIKAGELGVVYEEMNGWNAESDAATLLSNVGIDSDMHYSLMGDLDNKAKVRILIAQALFGNPDVLILDEPTNELDVNTIQWLEDFLGNFENTVIVVSHDRHFLDAVCTHICDLDFSKLNLYSGNYTFWYESSQLAAKQRAQQNKKAEEKKKELQDFIARFSSNVAKAKQTTSRKKMIEKLNIEDIKPSSRRYPALIWEQSREAGDQILEVNNLSASVDGEVLFKDANINLKKGDKIGIFSRNSKAVSQFFEILSGKAQPDSGDFTWGITTTQAYLPLDNTDFFKEDINLVDWLRQYTESDDERHEEFMRGFLGKMLFSGDEALKKSSVLSGGEKMRCMFSRMMLLRANVLLLDEPTGHLDLESITALNNSLVNFKGTILMGSHDHELIQTTCNRIIELTPNGIIDRYMTYDEFLDDPKVKELKAKYYA; this is encoded by the coding sequence ATGTTAAATGTTTCTAATTTATCGCTTCAATTCGGCAAGCGTGTACTTTTCGACGAAGTTAATATAAAATTTACAAATGGCAACTGTTACGGGATAATTGGTGCCAATGGAGCAGGAAAATCTACTTTCTTAAAAATATTATCAGGTGAAATCGATCCAACTTCAGGACAAGTTAGTCTTGAAAAAGGAAAACGTATGTCTGTTTTAGAACAGAATCACTTCAAATATGACGAATATACAGTATTGGATACTGTTTTACGTGGAAATAAAGTATTATACGATATTAAAGAACGTATGGATGCTTTATATGCTAAACCAGATTTTTCTGAAGAAGATGGTATCAAAGCAGGAGAATTAGGTGTCGTTTATGAAGAAATGAACGGATGGAATGCAGAATCTGATGCTGCTACATTATTATCGAATGTAGGAATTGATTCGGATATGCATTATTCATTAATGGGAGATTTAGATAATAAAGCGAAAGTTCGTATTTTGATTGCTCAAGCTTTATTTGGAAATCCTGACGTGTTAATCTTAGATGAGCCTACCAACGAATTGGACGTTAATACAATTCAATGGTTAGAGGATTTCTTAGGTAATTTCGAGAATACTGTAATCGTTGTATCGCACGACCGTCACTTCTTAGACGCAGTTTGTACGCATATTTGTGATTTAGATTTCTCTAAATTAAACCTATATTCTGGTAACTACACATTCTGGTACGAGTCTTCTCAGTTAGCTGCAAAACAACGTGCGCAACAAAACAAAAAAGCAGAAGAAAAGAAAAAGGAATTACAAGATTTCATTGCTCGTTTCTCTTCTAACGTTGCTAAAGCAAAACAAACGACTTCTCGTAAAAAAATGATCGAGAAATTAAATATCGAAGATATCAAACCTTCTTCTCGTCGATATCCAGCACTTATCTGGGAACAATCGCGTGAGGCTGGTGATCAAATCTTAGAAGTAAACAATTTATCTGCTTCTGTAGATGGAGAAGTTTTATTTAAAGATGCGAACATCAACTTGAAAAAAGGTGATAAAATTGGTATTTTCTCTCGTAACTCGAAAGCAGTTTCTCAATTTTTCGAAATTCTTTCAGGAAAAGCTCAGCCAGATTCTGGAGATTTTACTTGGGGAATTACAACAACACAAGCGTATTTACCTTTAGATAATACAGATTTCTTCAAAGAAGATATCAACTTGGTTGATTGGTTACGTCAATATACAGAATCAGACGATGAACGTCACGAAGAATTTATGCGTGGTTTCTTAGGGAAAATGTTATTCTCTGGAGACGAAGCTCTTAAAAAATCTTCTGTTTTATCAGGAGGTGAAAAAATGCGTTGTATGTTCTCTCGCATGATGTTATTACGTGCAAACGTATTATTGTTAGACGAGCCAACAGGTCACTTAGACTTAGAATCGATTACAGCATTGAATAATTCTTTGGTTAATTTCAAAGGAACAATTTTAATGGGTTCTCATGACCACGAATTGATTCAAACAACTTGTAACCGTATTATCGAGTTAACTCCAAACGGAATCATCGATCGTTATATGACGTATGATGAATTCTTAGATGATCCAAAAGTAAAAGAATTAAAAGCAAAATATTACGCTTAA
- a CDS encoding ABC1 kinase family protein produces the protein MDSLKKIKRFSKIVKVVSKYGFEEILSRGNDLFHSDQNNEFFNQSFNQRFRMALEELGPTYIKFGQLLSNRKDLVPESLVEELKKLQDNVPPEEIDIKQKIRDEFGIEPDEHFLFIEEQPFAAASISQVYRATLLNGEKVVFKVKRSNIQKIIESDLALIRDIVHFLEKKYEKLQKLFISEIEKSFENSILKELSLTNEFQNIERFRKNFENSKDVYVPKTYEDYSNNNFLCMEFIEGFKVNDVEQLEALGLDPKKIVQKGFDIYLKQLLDDGFFHADPHPGNIFILKDGRLAFIDFGSMGILAINEKEALENVVIDFGLKNPKRIVRSLKKMAIKHYIENEKQLERDIADIFDYLEYNTVDTIEVQIIIKKFNNILQRNHVLLPEYVYILLRGIALIEGIGQQLHADLNVQRSMRPYAVKLARQKFHPKYLSKKAIDNFKDIQDLINDLPEDTLKLIEKVNNDKLALNFKIDQIGNIQKLIKDSINKLVLAILTLAFGIGASMLANTTVRPVILDMPLLSWIGYLLSIFTAGCIIILVFRKK, from the coding sequence ATGGATAGTCTAAAGAAAATAAAACGATTTTCTAAAATCGTAAAAGTCGTTTCGAAATATGGTTTTGAAGAAATACTTTCTCGCGGAAATGATTTGTTCCATTCTGACCAAAACAACGAATTTTTCAACCAATCATTCAATCAACGTTTCCGAATGGCTTTGGAAGAACTTGGTCCTACTTATATCAAATTTGGACAATTATTGAGTAATCGAAAAGATTTGGTTCCTGAATCTTTGGTAGAAGAATTAAAAAAATTACAAGATAATGTTCCTCCAGAAGAAATTGACATCAAACAAAAAATTAGAGACGAATTTGGAATTGAGCCTGACGAGCATTTTCTTTTTATAGAAGAACAACCTTTTGCGGCAGCAAGTATTTCGCAAGTTTATCGCGCAACTTTATTGAATGGAGAAAAAGTTGTGTTCAAAGTAAAACGATCTAATATTCAGAAAATAATTGAGTCTGATTTAGCCCTGATTCGAGATATTGTTCATTTTTTAGAAAAAAAATATGAGAAACTTCAAAAATTATTCATTTCTGAAATCGAAAAATCATTTGAAAATTCAATTCTGAAAGAACTTTCATTAACCAATGAATTTCAGAACATCGAACGTTTCAGAAAAAATTTCGAGAATAGTAAAGATGTTTATGTTCCGAAAACATATGAAGATTATTCCAACAATAATTTTCTTTGTATGGAATTTATCGAAGGTTTTAAAGTAAACGATGTTGAGCAATTAGAAGCTTTGGGACTTGATCCGAAAAAAATCGTACAGAAAGGTTTTGATATTTATTTGAAACAATTACTTGATGATGGATTTTTCCATGCTGATCCACATCCCGGAAATATTTTTATTTTAAAAGATGGACGTTTAGCTTTTATTGATTTTGGTTCGATGGGAATTCTAGCCATCAACGAAAAAGAAGCTTTAGAAAATGTTGTAATTGATTTTGGATTAAAAAATCCGAAACGCATTGTTCGTTCACTCAAAAAAATGGCGATTAAACATTATATCGAAAACGAAAAACAATTAGAACGTGATATTGCAGATATTTTTGATTATTTAGAATACAATACAGTTGATACGATAGAAGTTCAAATTATCATCAAGAAATTCAACAATATTCTACAGCGAAATCATGTTTTATTACCCGAATATGTTTATATTTTACTACGCGGAATTGCGCTTATAGAAGGAATTGGACAACAATTACACGCTGATCTTAATGTACAACGTTCGATGCGCCCTTATGCAGTAAAATTGGCTCGACAAAAATTTCATCCTAAATATTTGAGTAAAAAAGCAATTGATAATTTTAAAGATATTCAGGATTTAATCAACGATTTACCAGAAGATACCTTGAAATTAATCGAAAAAGTAAACAATGATAAATTGGCTTTAAACTTTAAGATTGATCAAATAGGTAATATTCAGAAATTAATAAAAGACAGCATTAATAAACTGGTTTTAGCGATACTTACTTTAGCTTTTGGAATTGGAGCAAGTATGTTAGCTAATACAACTGTTCGTCCTGTGATTCTAGACATGCCACTACTTTCTTGGATTGGTTATTTATTATCTATCTTTACAGCTGGATGTATTATTATATTAGTTTTTAGAAAGAAATAA
- a CDS encoding OmpA family protein, which yields MKKFNLLLSAVVLFLAGNSFVDAQNSKNPWAITVGAHAVDHNSVTGPFNQYFKTDNWDIVPPLSKLSIIRNLNRSFDVDLTASVGEVDNNRLRIKDELFINAGLGLRYKLANGYILKEDSWFDPYIRVGAGYHRYDYTGLQFPLTAYYGNGDGNETYQLTEVEDLEKNHFVASLGAGFNLWFTKNFGLNVASDYNWLPAYGGNNYFDFFQHTVGVTFRFGKQDRDGDGIPDDEDACPDTPGIATNDPSTNGCPDTDGDGIFDKDDACPTEFGLAEFQGCPDTDGDGVPDKDDACPTVAGPVENNGCPWPDTDGDGIFDKDDACPNEYGLAEFQGCPDTDGDGIPDKDDACPTVKGPKENNGCPWTEVHVAKRLSNILFEYNSDKIVPSSYEDVRVAAQILNSDDLKEKSFYIDGHADQRGKDAYNKTLSLKRAQALVNILVERGGVDKARLTARGLGKSQLLCTENTEECYQRNRRVEVLPRTAVVTETKVIKKTATKKK from the coding sequence ATGAAAAAGTTTAATCTATTATTATCTGCAGTAGTATTATTCCTAGCGGGTAATTCTTTTGTAGATGCTCAGAATTCTAAGAATCCTTGGGCAATTACAGTTGGTGCTCACGCAGTTGATCACAACTCAGTGACTGGACCATTCAACCAGTATTTCAAAACAGATAATTGGGATATCGTTCCTCCTTTATCTAAATTATCTATCATCCGTAACTTAAACAGATCTTTTGATGTTGATTTAACTGCTTCAGTAGGTGAAGTTGATAACAACAGATTACGTATCAAAGATGAATTATTCATCAATGCTGGTTTAGGTTTACGTTATAAGTTAGCTAATGGTTATATCTTAAAAGAAGATTCTTGGTTTGATCCATATATCCGTGTAGGTGCTGGTTACCACAGATACGACTACACAGGATTACAATTTCCATTAACAGCTTACTATGGTAATGGTGATGGAAATGAAACTTACCAATTAACAGAAGTTGAAGATTTAGAGAAAAATCACTTTGTAGCTTCTTTAGGTGCTGGATTTAACTTATGGTTTACTAAAAACTTTGGTTTAAACGTTGCTTCTGATTACAACTGGTTACCAGCTTACGGAGGAAACAATTATTTCGATTTCTTCCAACACACAGTAGGTGTTACTTTCCGTTTCGGAAAACAAGATAGAGATGGTGATGGTATTCCTGATGACGAAGATGCATGTCCAGATACTCCAGGTATCGCTACAAATGATCCATCTACAAACGGATGTCCAGATACAGATGGTGATGGAATCTTTGATAAAGATGATGCTTGTCCAACAGAATTTGGTTTAGCTGAATTCCAAGGTTGTCCAGATACAGATGGTGATGGTGTTCCAGATAAAGATGATGCTTGTCCTACAGTTGCAGGTCCAGTAGAAAATAATGGATGTCCTTGGCCAGATACAGATGGTGATGGAATCTTTGATAAAGATGATGCTTGTCCAAACGAATATGGTTTAGCTGAATTCCAAGGTTGTCCAGATACAGATGGAGATGGTATTCCAGATAAAGATGATGCTTGTCCAACAGTAAAAGGACCAAAAGAAAATAATGGATGTCCATGGACAGAAGTTCACGTAGCAAAACGTTTATCTAATATTTTATTCGAATACAACTCTGATAAAATTGTTCCTTCTTCTTACGAAGATGTACGTGTAGCTGCTCAAATTTTAAATTCTGATGATTTAAAAGAAAAAAGCTTCTACATTGACGGACATGCTGACCAAAGAGGTAAAGACGCTTATAACAAAACATTATCTTTAAAACGTGCTCAAGCGTTAGTTAATATTTTAGTTGAAAGAGGTGGAGTGGATAAAGCTCGTTTAACTGCTCGTGGTTTAGGAAAATCTCAATTGTTATGTACTGAAAACACTGAAGAGTGTTACCAAAGAAACAGACGTGTTGAGGTATTACCTAGAACAGCTGTAGTAACTGAAACAAAAGTTATCAAAAAAACAGCTACAAAAAAGAAATAA
- the rpsA gene encoding 30S ribosomal protein S1, which translates to MSKETKQEEVQEVVLNTPVLDASANANVAPESFDWESFESGLNEEDRKEKAELEQMYDTTLEDLHENEVFKGQVVRITDKEAIVDINFKSEGVISLNEFRYNSDLKVGDIVEVMVDQREDKNGQLILSHKKARTLNAWDAVNKAHDSQEIVNGYIKARTKGGMIVDVFGIEAFLPGSQIDVKPIRDYEQFVGKTMEFKVVKINPEFKNVVVSHKALIEADIEVQKKEIVAQLEKGQVLEGEVKNITSYGVFVDLGGVDGLIHITDLSWSRINHPSEILEDGQKINVVILDFDEDKSRIQLGIKQLEAHPWDALDADIKVGDKVKGKVVVLADYGAFVEVAPGVEGLIHVSEMSWSTHLRSAQDFVKVGDEVEAVVLTLDREERKMSLGIKQLTPDPWTDITTKYPVGSTHKGKVRNFTNFGVFVELEEGVDGLIYISDLSWTKKIKHPSEFCAVDDILDVVVLELDVEARRLSLGHKQLTENPWDQYEAKYAVGTVHTGKAVDVFDKGATVQFEDADVEAFAPARTLEKEDGSRIKKGEETSFKVIEFNKEFRRVVVSHTATFREEEVKSERSSNNNNNNSSNTIETSTLGDIDSLAELKKKMEEGGN; encoded by the coding sequence ATGTCTAAAGAAACAAAACAAGAGGAAGTACAAGAAGTTGTATTAAACACTCCAGTATTAGATGCGTCTGCAAATGCAAACGTAGCGCCAGAATCATTTGATTGGGAATCTTTCGAATCAGGATTAAACGAAGAAGATCGTAAAGAAAAAGCTGAATTAGAGCAAATGTACGATACAACTTTAGAAGACTTACATGAGAATGAAGTATTCAAAGGACAAGTTGTACGTATTACAGATAAAGAAGCTATCGTTGACATCAACTTCAAATCAGAAGGTGTTATTTCATTAAACGAATTCCGTTACAACTCAGACTTGAAAGTTGGGGATATCGTTGAAGTAATGGTTGATCAACGTGAAGATAAAAATGGACAATTAATTTTATCTCACAAAAAAGCTCGTACATTAAATGCATGGGATGCTGTTAACAAAGCACACGATTCTCAAGAAATTGTTAACGGTTACATCAAAGCTCGTACTAAAGGTGGTATGATCGTTGACGTATTCGGAATTGAAGCTTTCTTACCAGGTTCTCAAATCGATGTTAAACCAATTCGTGATTACGAACAATTCGTAGGAAAAACTATGGAGTTCAAAGTTGTTAAAATCAACCCAGAATTCAAAAACGTAGTAGTTTCTCACAAAGCGTTAATCGAGGCTGATATCGAAGTTCAGAAAAAAGAAATCGTTGCTCAATTAGAGAAAGGACAAGTATTAGAAGGTGAAGTTAAAAACATCACATCTTACGGTGTATTCGTAGACTTAGGAGGTGTTGATGGTTTAATCCACATCACTGACTTATCTTGGTCTCGTATCAACCACCCATCTGAAATCTTAGAAGATGGACAAAAAATCAACGTTGTAATCTTAGATTTCGACGAAGATAAATCTCGTATCCAATTAGGTATTAAACAATTAGAGGCTCATCCATGGGATGCTTTAGATGCTGATATCAAAGTTGGTGATAAAGTTAAAGGAAAAGTAGTTGTTTTAGCTGACTACGGTGCATTCGTTGAGGTTGCTCCAGGTGTAGAAGGTTTAATCCACGTTTCTGAAATGTCATGGTCTACTCACTTACGTTCTGCTCAAGATTTCGTAAAAGTAGGTGATGAGGTTGAAGCAGTAGTTTTAACTTTAGATAGAGAAGAAAGAAAAATGTCTTTAGGTATCAAACAATTAACTCCAGATCCTTGGACAGATATTACAACTAAATACCCAGTAGGTTCTACTCACAAAGGTAAAGTTCGTAACTTCACTAACTTCGGTGTATTCGTAGAATTAGAAGAAGGTGTTGACGGATTAATCTACATCTCTGACTTATCTTGGACTAAGAAAATCAAACACCCATCAGAATTCTGTGCAGTTGATGATATCTTAGACGTAGTAGTTTTAGAATTAGACGTAGAAGCTCGTCGTTTATCTTTAGGTCACAAACAATTAACTGAAAATCCATGGGATCAGTACGAAGCTAAATATGCTGTAGGTACAGTTCACACAGGTAAAGCAGTTGACGTATTTGACAAAGGTGCTACAGTACAATTCGAAGATGCTGACGTTGAAGCTTTCGCTCCAGCTCGTACATTAGAGAAAGAAGACGGATCTCGTATCAAAAAAGGTGAAGAAACATCTTTCAAAGTTATCGAGTTCAACAAAGAATTCCGTCGTGTAGTAGTTTCTCACACAGCTACTTTCCGTGAGGAAGAAGTTAAATCTGAGAGATCATCTAACAACAATAACAACAATTCATCTAACACAATCGAAACTTCTACTTTAGGAGATATCGATTCATTAGCAGAATTGAAAAAGAAAATGGAAGAAGGAGGAAACTAA